In a single window of the Anaerotruncus rubiinfantis genome:
- a CDS encoding transketolase: MPLTETRVQELDALCKQFRIDTVELLHAVQTGHAGGSLSVCEILVTLYMECANITPENQHDAGRDRIVLCKGHAAPMLYRCLCEKGFFPKEEMKTLRQPGSRLQGHPCSKKTPGVELSTGPLGLGLSASVGMACAKKLSKAGGYIFPVLGDGELNEGTVWEAAMSAAKFACDNLVAIVDWNKVQLDGLAKDVMPIGDLAAKWASFGWKVYECDGHNIAQLYNAIEAAKNAADPMPRVVLANTIKGKGVSFMEGTNKFHGKAITDEEYELAMRELRGAK, from the coding sequence ATGCCGTTGACTGAAACGCGCGTCCAGGAGCTGGACGCCTTATGTAAACAATTCCGGATCGATACGGTCGAACTGCTGCACGCGGTCCAGACCGGCCACGCGGGCGGTTCGCTGTCCGTCTGCGAAATCCTGGTCACGCTCTATATGGAGTGCGCCAACATCACGCCCGAAAACCAGCATGACGCGGGGCGCGACCGTATCGTGCTCTGCAAAGGGCACGCGGCGCCGATGCTCTACCGGTGCCTTTGTGAAAAGGGCTTCTTCCCGAAAGAAGAGATGAAGACCCTGCGCCAGCCGGGCAGCCGTCTGCAGGGGCATCCCTGCTCGAAAAAGACCCCCGGCGTGGAGCTTTCCACCGGGCCGCTCGGCCTGGGGCTTTCCGCCAGTGTGGGTATGGCCTGCGCGAAAAAGCTCTCGAAGGCGGGCGGGTACATATTCCCGGTGCTCGGCGACGGTGAACTCAATGAGGGAACCGTTTGGGAGGCGGCGATGTCCGCCGCGAAATTTGCGTGCGACAACCTGGTCGCGATCGTGGACTGGAACAAGGTCCAGCTCGATGGTTTGGCCAAAGACGTCATGCCGATCGGCGATCTGGCCGCGAAGTGGGCGAGCTTCGGGTGGAAGGTCTACGAATGCGACGGGCACAACATCGCCCAGCTTTATAATGCGATCGAAGCCGCTAAAAATGCAGCCGATCCCATGCCGCGGGTCGTGCTTGCAAATACCATTAAAGGCAAAGGCGTCTCCTTCATGGAGGGGACCAACAAATTCCACGGCAAAGCCATCACCGATGAGGAATATGAACTGGCGATGCGCGAACTAAGGGGGGCGAAATAA
- a CDS encoding transketolase family protein: MPQALRDVYGESLRKYGKANEKVVVLDADLATSTKSVLFAQECPDRFFDVGIAEANMVSMAAGFASSGYIPFINTFATFVASICALSAKSLIAYSGLNVRLIGGNNGLTGGYDGATHHSFDDINVMRGIPGMLVMSPSDPVMVDWMVRTLIEDYNGPAYVSLSRSGYDPLYQPGESFTIGKAKQLRDGADLSIFAYGLSVYRAKKAAEELAAEGISARVYDMFTIKPLDCEAVLAAARETGAIVTAEEHSILGGLGTAVAETLAKNRVCVPLETVGIRDCFTESGAYEDLVREFKIDVDSIKQAARDAVSEKGR; the protein is encoded by the coding sequence ATGCCGCAGGCTTTACGTGATGTATATGGAGAGTCGCTGCGCAAATACGGCAAGGCGAATGAAAAGGTGGTCGTGCTCGACGCGGATCTCGCCACCAGTACAAAATCGGTCCTTTTTGCACAGGAATGCCCCGACCGGTTCTTTGACGTCGGGATTGCCGAAGCCAACATGGTTTCGATGGCCGCGGGCTTCGCGAGCAGCGGCTACATCCCGTTTATCAACACCTTCGCCACCTTTGTGGCGAGCATCTGCGCCCTGAGCGCCAAGAGCCTGATCGCCTATTCCGGACTGAACGTCCGGCTTATCGGTGGAAATAACGGGTTGACCGGCGGCTATGACGGAGCGACCCATCACAGCTTCGACGATATCAATGTCATGCGCGGCATCCCCGGTATGCTGGTGATGTCCCCGAGCGACCCGGTTATGGTGGACTGGATGGTCAGGACGCTCATCGAAGATTACAACGGGCCGGCTTATGTGAGCCTTTCCCGCAGCGGATATGACCCGCTTTATCAGCCGGGAGAAAGCTTCACCATCGGCAAGGCGAAACAGCTGCGCGACGGCGCGGACCTTTCGATCTTCGCGTACGGGCTTTCGGTTTACCGTGCGAAGAAGGCGGCCGAAGAATTGGCCGCGGAGGGTATTTCAGCACGGGTTTACGATATGTTCACGATCAAACCCCTCGACTGTGAAGCGGTGCTCGCGGCCGCGCGCGAAACCGGCGCGATCGTGACCGCGGAGGAGCATTCGATCCTCGGCGGGCTTGGCACCGCGGTTGCGGAGACGCTCGCGAAGAACCGCGTCTGCGTCCCGCTTGAAACGGTCGGCATCCGCGACTGCTTCACCGAAAGCGGCGCCTATGAAGATCTGGTCAGGGAGTTCAAAATCGACGTGGATTCGATCAAGCAGGCTGCCCGGGACGCGGTTTCGGAAAAGGGAAGGTGA
- a CDS encoding transketolase produces MDQKVRELYKISYELRRKAVEMVNHAKTGHIAPSLSMAEMVATLYFDILNVDPANPHWQDRDRFVLSKGHACPLYYAALAKRGFFPEEDLMQYRMLASKLQGHPDMRKCPGVDMTTGSLGNGVSAALGMALIGKKDHRNHWVYAIAGDGEIQEGIVWEAALYAGNAKLDNLILFIDNNGLQSGGSVASIQDLGDLEARFCDFKWDTQVIDGHDIEAIRRAVETAKQRKGTPSVIIAKTTKGKGVSFMENQYLWHMKAPNAEEYRIAMEELGKAVEQYA; encoded by the coding sequence ATGGATCAAAAGGTCAGAGAACTTTATAAAATCAGCTATGAGCTGCGCCGAAAAGCGGTGGAGATGGTCAACCACGCCAAGACAGGGCATATTGCGCCGAGCCTTTCGATGGCGGAGATGGTCGCCACCCTGTATTTCGACATCCTGAATGTCGATCCGGCCAACCCGCATTGGCAGGACCGCGACCGGTTTGTCCTCTCGAAAGGGCACGCCTGCCCACTCTACTACGCGGCGCTCGCGAAACGAGGATTTTTTCCGGAGGAGGACCTGATGCAGTACCGGATGCTTGCGAGCAAGCTACAGGGCCATCCGGACATGCGCAAATGTCCGGGCGTCGACATGACGACCGGTTCGCTCGGCAACGGCGTTTCGGCCGCGCTGGGCATGGCGCTGATTGGTAAGAAGGATCACAGGAATCACTGGGTCTATGCCATTGCGGGCGACGGCGAAATCCAGGAGGGGATCGTCTGGGAGGCGGCGCTCTACGCGGGCAACGCGAAACTCGACAACCTCATCCTCTTTATCGACAATAACGGATTGCAAAGCGGCGGTTCGGTTGCTTCGATCCAGGATCTTGGTGATTTGGAGGCGCGTTTTTGCGATTTCAAATGGGATACCCAGGTCATCGACGGCCACGATATCGAGGCGATCCGCCGCGCGGTCGAGACCGCGAAGCAGCGCAAGGGCACCCCTTCGGTCATCATCGCCAAGACCACGAAAGGCAAGGGTGTTTCGTTTATGGAGAACCAATACCTTTGGCACATGAAGGCGCCGAACGCGGAAGAATACCGAATCGCAATGGAAGAACTTGGAAAGGCGGTGGAACAGTATGCCTGA
- a CDS encoding transketolase family protein — MPDMVSTRTGFGQGVMALSETCDKILVASADTYRSFALGEYAGKYPDRYFEFGIAEQNMITASAAMASEGYTVFAVGYSPFLSMRAAEQIRTFVAYPNLNVKVVAGLGGLSGDTDGVTHQGTEDLGLMRTIPNLTVVCPADAVAAKAFVKLVAEIDGPVYLRLGRGATPVIYPKDQQFTLGKAVSVRDNGNDLAIIAAGPCVGEAAIAADRLREKGVCAKVLDMHTIKPLDTEALEAAFASCRRVMTVEDGTIYGGLGSAVLEYIAESGIAMESCKRLGMTTFGTAGTLPELLGYFGIDAAGIEKQALAMLK; from the coding sequence ATGCCTGATATGGTTTCTACGCGCACCGGTTTTGGGCAGGGCGTGATGGCGCTCTCCGAAACCTGCGATAAAATCCTGGTTGCTTCGGCGGACACTTACCGTTCGTTCGCGCTGGGCGAATATGCGGGCAAATATCCCGACCGTTACTTTGAATTCGGCATTGCCGAACAGAATATGATCACCGCTTCCGCCGCAATGGCGAGCGAAGGCTACACCGTCTTTGCGGTCGGCTACAGCCCATTCCTTTCGATGCGCGCCGCCGAACAGATCCGCACCTTCGTAGCCTACCCAAACCTGAATGTTAAGGTTGTGGCGGGCTTGGGCGGTCTTTCGGGCGACACCGACGGCGTCACCCACCAGGGCACCGAGGACCTTGGGCTCATGCGTACCATCCCGAACCTCACGGTCGTCTGTCCGGCGGACGCTGTGGCGGCAAAGGCATTTGTGAAGCTGGTTGCGGAAATTGACGGGCCGGTCTACCTGCGGCTTGGCCGCGGCGCCACGCCGGTCATCTATCCCAAGGATCAGCAGTTTACCCTTGGCAAAGCAGTCTCGGTGCGCGACAACGGCAATGACCTGGCGATCATCGCCGCGGGCCCGTGCGTCGGGGAAGCGGCAATCGCCGCCGACCGGCTGCGGGAAAAGGGCGTGTGCGCGAAGGTGTTGGATATGCACACGATTAAACCCCTTGACACCGAAGCGCTGGAAGCCGCTTTCGCCTCCTGCAGGAGGGTCATGACCGTCGAGGACGGCACCATATACGGCGGGCTTGGCAGCGCGGTGCTCGAGTACATCGCGGAAAGCGGCATCGCCATGGAAAGCTGCAAACGGCTCGGAATGACCACTTTCGGCACGGCGGGTACCCTGCCGGAGCTGCTCGGATATTTCGGCATCGACGCCGCGGGAATCGAAAAACAGGCGCTCGCAATGCTCAAATGA